The Paenibacillus sp. MBLB1832 genome has a window encoding:
- a CDS encoding alpha/beta fold hydrolase: MGYFVTVEPGVKVFIEDINPKGNKTILFIHGWPLNHNQFEYQFNFLPKLGYRCIGMDWRGYGNSDKPFDGYGFDRLADDLRMVIEALQLKNITLAGHSTGGAISIRYMARYQGYGVSKLVLIDAASPLSVPKEFTNKIIEETNNDRPKMLQDQTGIFFFQYNSVPKSEWFFLMGLQAANWSTSAIMVTLRDENVYNDLGQIEVPTLIIHGIHDKVVPFTQAQETNKLIKNSQLVPFQYSGHCPFLEERDRFNQLLSSFA, from the coding sequence TTGGGATACTTCGTAACTGTGGAACCAGGCGTAAAAGTATTTATAGAGGACATCAATCCGAAAGGAAATAAAACGATACTTTTTATACATGGATGGCCGTTAAATCATAATCAGTTCGAATATCAGTTCAATTTCCTTCCTAAGCTCGGATATAGGTGTATAGGAATGGACTGGAGAGGATACGGCAATTCGGATAAACCATTCGACGGCTACGGTTTCGACAGATTAGCAGATGATCTTCGAATGGTCATCGAAGCGTTACAGCTAAAAAACATAACACTTGCAGGACACTCTACAGGAGGCGCGATCTCGATTCGCTATATGGCTCGTTACCAAGGGTACGGGGTATCTAAACTCGTCCTGATCGACGCTGCCTCTCCATTAAGCGTTCCAAAAGAATTTACGAATAAAATCATCGAAGAAACAAACAATGACCGTCCGAAAATGCTGCAAGACCAAACGGGAATTTTTTTCTTTCAGTACAATTCCGTACCGAAATCCGAATGGTTCTTTCTAATGGGTTTACAAGCTGCGAATTGGTCGACTTCCGCCATTATGGTCACGCTAAGAGACGAAAATGTTTACAACGATCTTGGACAGATCGAAGTGCCCACATTAATTATTCATGGCATTCATGATAAAGTCGTTCCGTTTACCCAAGCTCAGGAAACAAATAAGCTGATTAAAAATTCGCAGTTAGTTCCGTTCCAATACAGTGGCCACTGCCCTTTTTTGGAGGAGCGCGATAGATTCAACCAACTATTATCTTCTTTTGCATGA
- a CDS encoding SDR family oxidoreductase — protein MSVQTLQKSLMVLPDLKDKVALITGAGSGIGRAAAILLAQQGMNLCLVDLKDDRLEQTKKEIELAGGKAITVDIDISDPNSVEQAFEQAAKTLGRINFVFANAGINGVLAPIENLNSEDWDRTLNVNLKGTFLCVKHAIPHMKEKGGSIVITSSINGSRTFSGFGMTAYSASKAAQIAFAKMAALELAQYKIRVNAICPGSIKTNIGENTQPTPELDKIKIPIKYPEGSQPLEHAPGQPEQVANLVAFLASDASNHITGTELFIDGAESLL, from the coding sequence ATGAGCGTGCAAACATTACAGAAATCTTTGATGGTCCTGCCGGATTTAAAGGACAAGGTTGCTTTGATCACCGGAGCAGGATCCGGTATTGGACGGGCTGCCGCCATACTGCTGGCACAGCAAGGAATGAACTTATGCCTCGTAGATTTAAAAGACGACCGACTAGAGCAGACGAAGAAAGAGATAGAATTAGCAGGTGGCAAGGCAATCACCGTTGACATCGACATCTCTGATCCGAACAGCGTTGAACAGGCGTTTGAGCAAGCGGCCAAAACATTGGGGAGGATAAACTTTGTTTTCGCGAATGCCGGCATTAACGGGGTTTTGGCACCCATTGAAAACTTGAATTCAGAGGACTGGGATCGCACGCTTAACGTTAATTTAAAAGGAACGTTTCTTTGCGTGAAACATGCAATTCCTCATATGAAAGAAAAGGGTGGCAGCATCGTTATCACGAGTTCGATTAACGGAAGTCGAACCTTCTCTGGATTTGGTATGACGGCCTACAGCGCATCAAAAGCAGCGCAAATTGCATTTGCAAAAATGGCTGCGTTAGAATTGGCCCAATATAAAATTCGCGTCAATGCGATCTGCCCGGGTTCTATCAAGACAAATATTGGAGAAAATACGCAACCAACGCCGGAGCTCGATAAAATTAAAATTCCGATCAAGTACCCGGAGGGCAGCCAGCCATTGGAACACGCGCCAGGACAACCAGAGCAAGTTGCCAATCTGGTTGCTTTTCTTGCCTCAGACGCTTCTAATCATATTACCGGTACGGAATTGTTCATTGACGGTGCCGAATCGCTGTTGTAA
- a CDS encoding sulfite oxidase — MNLYDPKRIPRSIIPENQEFPMLSLSSWVTPENKYYIRNHFPYPALPLNDWALKIEGLVQKPILLNYQALCQFPQIILPVTMECSGNKRAYFQPKARGVQWEQGAVSHALWTGVPLRTLLQVAGIMPNVREVIFEGMDTGERIDLPGTFRFARSLPVEKAMHPDTLIALCMNGKPISYKHGHPARLIVPNWYGMASVKWLYRIVATDQVFKGPFQNIDYVVYRSKKDSQRRPVTLMKVNSVISQPTDQTVLRRGKHFITGTAWSGQGSVKMVEISLDHGGTWNLVTWLDSEEKYSWRRWGWDWNVPVPGTYLIMVKATDDKGNIQPLQAEWNVMGYENNSISQIQVYIE; from the coding sequence ATGAATCTGTATGACCCCAAGCGAATTCCCCGCTCTATTATTCCTGAGAATCAGGAATTTCCCATGTTATCTCTTTCAAGCTGGGTTACACCAGAAAACAAGTATTATATCCGCAATCATTTCCCTTATCCCGCATTGCCATTAAATGATTGGGCGCTTAAAATAGAGGGACTTGTTCAAAAGCCAATTCTCCTGAATTATCAAGCGTTATGTCAATTTCCTCAAATCATATTGCCAGTTACTATGGAATGTTCAGGAAACAAAAGAGCGTATTTCCAACCTAAAGCCAGAGGGGTTCAATGGGAACAGGGGGCTGTCAGCCATGCGCTCTGGACTGGAGTGCCACTTCGAACTCTTTTACAGGTAGCTGGAATAATGCCTAATGTTCGGGAAGTCATATTTGAAGGAATGGATACAGGTGAACGAATAGACCTCCCAGGCACTTTCCGATTTGCCCGAAGCCTTCCTGTAGAAAAAGCTATGCATCCCGATACACTGATTGCTCTCTGTATGAACGGAAAACCTATTTCCTACAAACATGGACACCCAGCAAGATTAATCGTTCCGAATTGGTACGGTATGGCTTCGGTCAAATGGCTTTACCGTATAGTGGCTACAGATCAAGTTTTTAAAGGTCCCTTTCAAAATATTGATTATGTAGTATACCGTTCGAAGAAAGATTCTCAGCGCAGACCAGTTACTCTAATGAAGGTGAATTCCGTTATATCCCAACCCACGGATCAAACTGTTTTGAGACGAGGAAAGCATTTCATTACAGGTACAGCATGGTCAGGTCAGGGATCTGTTAAAATGGTTGAGATTAGTCTTGATCATGGAGGAACATGGAACTTAGTGACATGGCTTGATTCAGAGGAAAAGTACAGCTGGAGAAGGTGGGGATGGGATTGGAATGTACCTGTACCTGGAACCTACCTTATTATGGTAAAGGCGACTGATGACAAGGGTAATATCCAGCCCCTTCAAGCGGAATGGAATGTAATGGGCTATGAAAACAACTCAATTTCTCAAATTCAGGTATATATAGAGTGA
- a CDS encoding response regulator has translation MTFRVLLVDDEMIDLNYLQRTVPWDDLGMTLVGTANSAFNALKILEKESIDILVSDIRMPIMSGLELARKAKQIQPKLSVVFVSGHEEFEYAKQAIIIQAFGYVLKPVDDLELHQMLRSLAAKLMQERLGEQEKQIVEKALPIIKHEVLHQWLEGTLPEGEGADLLQLHKELKDEGEVIVVVIELDDAQWKLAAMDVDEREQRLEQFHDFMQKNLLFTPSNGIAFRSSPYRYVGLFKGRQSEVWSRLASLVERVRVETHFTITIGFGNEASTAKQWIVSYEQAKKALDQKMFEGKSRIIVYDPQGELGFEQQLGQVNRKLDAIFDCLQSYNLVGIDDCLEDMFRQVKSLGTRLSVYNFVMYVLTRLEDMNNNKSGEQHELWELPFGKLDELYRLETTEDIKSWLRRKLFELSEKMMIKSRSQDRIIIHKVREYVLEHLNGKITLKDVANRFAFSPNYLGFLFKEETGETFSDFLIRTRMEAARGMLMDPSIKIYEITHRVGYKNIIYFSRQFKDYVGLTPSEFRKKQKV, from the coding sequence ATGACCTTCCGAGTGCTATTAGTAGATGATGAAATGATTGATTTAAACTACTTGCAGAGGACAGTGCCTTGGGACGATTTGGGGATGACGTTGGTCGGGACTGCAAACAGTGCATTTAACGCCCTGAAGATATTGGAGAAGGAATCAATCGATATTTTGGTGTCGGATATTCGAATGCCGATCATGTCAGGTTTGGAACTAGCGCGTAAAGCGAAGCAGATTCAACCTAAGCTTAGCGTCGTCTTTGTAAGCGGTCATGAAGAATTCGAATACGCTAAGCAGGCGATTATTATTCAAGCGTTCGGTTACGTGCTAAAGCCTGTGGACGATCTGGAACTTCACCAAATGCTTCGTTCTTTGGCAGCAAAGCTAATGCAAGAGAGATTGGGAGAGCAAGAGAAACAGATTGTTGAGAAAGCACTACCAATTATAAAACATGAAGTGCTTCATCAATGGCTTGAGGGGACGCTCCCGGAGGGTGAAGGAGCCGATCTTTTGCAGCTGCACAAGGAATTAAAAGATGAGGGAGAAGTCATCGTCGTTGTTATCGAACTGGATGATGCACAGTGGAAATTAGCCGCTATGGACGTTGACGAACGAGAGCAACGGTTGGAGCAGTTCCACGATTTCATGCAAAAGAACCTATTATTCACGCCATCAAACGGCATCGCGTTCCGGTCCTCTCCATATCGTTATGTGGGCCTTTTTAAAGGCAGGCAATCGGAAGTGTGGAGTCGATTGGCATCGTTGGTAGAGAGGGTGCGGGTGGAGACCCATTTTACCATAACGATAGGTTTTGGAAACGAGGCTAGTACCGCCAAGCAGTGGATCGTATCCTACGAACAGGCGAAGAAAGCATTAGACCAAAAGATGTTCGAAGGCAAAAGCCGAATCATCGTGTACGATCCGCAAGGCGAGCTAGGTTTTGAGCAGCAACTCGGTCAAGTGAACCGCAAGCTTGATGCGATTTTTGACTGCTTGCAGAGCTACAACCTGGTCGGTATTGACGATTGCTTGGAGGACATGTTCCGGCAGGTAAAATCATTAGGAACACGGCTTAGCGTTTATAATTTCGTTATGTATGTACTTACAAGACTTGAGGACATGAATAACAATAAAAGCGGTGAACAGCACGAGCTTTGGGAGCTTCCATTTGGCAAGCTAGACGAGCTCTATCGCCTAGAAACAACGGAAGATATTAAATCTTGGCTGCGGCGGAAACTGTTCGAGCTGTCGGAGAAGATGATGATCAAGAGCCGGAGTCAGGATCGAATTATTATTCATAAGGTAAGGGAGTACGTATTGGAGCATCTTAATGGCAAAATCACGCTAAAGGACGTAGCAAACCGCTTTGCATTCTCACCGAATTATTTGGGGTTTCTCTTCAAGGAAGAGACGGGTGAGACATTTAGTGATTTCCTAATACGGACACGGATGGAAGCAGCACGTGGGATGCTGATGGATCCGAGCATAAAGATTTATGAGATTACCCATCGTGTTGGATATAAGAATATTATCTATTTTAGCAGGCAATTTAAGGATTATGTTGGACTGACACCAAGTGAATTCCGCAAGAAACAGAAGGTATAA
- a CDS encoding sensor histidine kinase, whose protein sequence is MLKPQENIRYLPFAYKFMILNLFLVLLAVMTIGYYAYFSSIQSKTDYAKVNISRSLEQIRENATNQFADMGRISEQLFNDVNLQQILQTSETGYAIHQLSFNNLFPRLQTVVQMPINNMSVSLYIRNKRFNEIYQTLGDPVAFGRSFSIYYLTRINQADWFKSIEQSHKFENVWEQVDNDDIFGNLSLVRQMIYFDTSEPIGLLRITAKMDKLFSSVHSFTVSEGTTLLVVKGEQGRVIYSNLKDRIGTDYRQEDDPHFLYFQEELDKTGLRLIAIVPKDPLMKEAKRVRNVTLIICFVSFILIAFAVWLLSRHYSRRVQKIVSSLSHFQEGDFHKRAYFTGKDEFARIAMAFNRMADEIERLIKEVYISGIRKKETELEMLQSQISPHFLYNTLSTMKSLATFGDTDKLVKMIVGLAKFYRLTLNDGKTMIRLENELAQVRTYLDIQSVKYVDRLRVTYDVEESVLSYYTVKLILQPFVENVTKHALFEDTINIRITAREHKGTIVLSVIDDGVGMKQEKADELLKPQAVNGGGYGIRNVDERIKLHFGKGYGVTICSGPGIGTAVRITIPKQGVI, encoded by the coding sequence ATGCTCAAACCCCAAGAGAACATCCGTTACTTGCCATTTGCCTACAAATTCATGATACTTAACCTTTTTTTGGTACTGTTGGCGGTCATGACGATTGGATATTATGCATATTTCAGCTCAATTCAATCCAAAACCGATTATGCCAAAGTTAACATTAGCAGATCGCTGGAACAAATTCGTGAAAACGCTACCAATCAATTTGCCGACATGGGTCGTATTTCTGAACAACTGTTTAACGACGTGAATCTTCAGCAAATTTTACAGACGAGCGAGACTGGCTATGCCATTCACCAATTATCCTTTAATAACCTGTTTCCAAGGCTTCAGACGGTTGTACAAATGCCTATTAATAATATGAGTGTATCGCTTTATATTCGAAACAAGAGGTTTAATGAAATCTACCAAACCTTAGGAGATCCCGTAGCATTCGGGAGAAGTTTCAGCATTTACTATTTGACACGCATTAATCAAGCAGATTGGTTTAAATCGATAGAGCAGTCACACAAATTTGAAAATGTATGGGAGCAGGTAGACAACGACGATATATTTGGCAATTTGTCGCTGGTTCGGCAAATGATTTATTTTGATACGTCGGAACCAATTGGACTGCTTCGCATAACCGCCAAAATGGACAAGCTTTTTAGCTCTGTTCATTCCTTTACGGTCAGCGAAGGGACAACGCTGTTAGTAGTGAAAGGAGAACAAGGCCGAGTCATCTACAGTAACCTGAAGGACCGAATTGGAACCGATTACAGGCAGGAAGATGACCCTCACTTTTTATATTTTCAAGAAGAACTGGATAAGACGGGTCTACGGCTCATCGCGATAGTACCTAAAGATCCGTTAATGAAAGAGGCGAAAAGAGTTCGCAATGTGACCCTAATTATCTGTTTCGTCAGCTTTATCCTAATCGCATTTGCAGTATGGCTGTTGTCGCGCCATTATTCCCGCAGGGTACAGAAAATCGTCTCAAGCTTGTCCCATTTTCAGGAGGGTGATTTCCATAAACGAGCGTATTTCACCGGGAAGGACGAATTTGCTCGCATTGCTATGGCCTTTAACAGGATGGCTGACGAGATCGAGAGGCTGATTAAGGAAGTGTACATAAGCGGTATCCGCAAGAAGGAGACCGAATTGGAGATGCTGCAGTCCCAGATTAGTCCGCATTTTCTTTATAATACCTTGTCCACTATGAAAAGCTTGGCTACCTTTGGCGATACCGACAAGTTGGTGAAGATGATCGTAGGGCTTGCAAAATTTTATCGACTAACGTTAAATGACGGGAAGACTATGATTCGACTAGAGAACGAACTGGCTCAGGTGCGCACTTATTTGGATATTCAATCGGTTAAATATGTTGATCGATTGCGCGTCACCTATGATGTGGAGGAGAGTGTTCTATCCTATTATACGGTAAAGTTGATTTTGCAACCCTTTGTAGAGAATGTCACCAAACATGCGCTCTTTGAGGATACAATTAACATACGAATCACCGCTCGGGAGCATAAGGGAACGATTGTACTGAGCGTAATCGACGACGGAGTAGGAATGAAGCAGGAGAAGGCTGATGAGTTGCTTAAGCCGCAGGCTGTAAATGGGGGCGGATACGGTATTCGCAATGTAGATGAGCGGATTAAGTTGCATTTCGGCAAGGGCTATGGTGTCACCATATGCAGCGGTCCTGGTATTGGTACAGCCGTTCGCATTACGATACCAAAGCAAGGAGTGATTTAA
- a CDS encoding helix-turn-helix transcriptional regulator has translation MIRFEQLPLSDLDHLFLSTHLQCVYMHLAEQDDRWECTRHTHDHIEFGYIHKGHGQYHIGEIEYRAETGDIFVIPPGVTHFEVHDAEHPFEIMFLMVKHHGDRAAELSQLMERLQGKIRAKQQHKLKQIMNDIYAEIMNREQGYVSSIDAKLKTLYVQLQREVFPHQPRLAAPSAFAANEERNSIILTEIKEFVSSHLDQKCTVAQVAQHFFYHPKYVSLLFKKETGQSLSDYIMAAKLERARELLTQTNESVETIANMLGFSSLQHLYKWFKQHTSITPLQYRNQYKSSKSNQSEQ, from the coding sequence ATGATACGCTTCGAACAATTACCTCTATCCGATTTAGATCATCTATTCCTGAGCACTCACTTGCAATGCGTCTATATGCATCTTGCCGAGCAAGATGACCGTTGGGAGTGCACACGGCATACTCACGACCATATCGAGTTTGGGTATATACATAAAGGCCATGGACAATACCATATTGGGGAAATAGAGTATCGCGCCGAGACTGGAGATATCTTCGTCATCCCCCCTGGCGTTACTCATTTCGAGGTGCATGATGCAGAGCACCCCTTCGAAATCATGTTTCTCATGGTGAAGCACCACGGAGATCGAGCAGCAGAGTTAAGTCAACTTATGGAACGATTGCAAGGCAAAATCCGTGCTAAGCAACAACACAAGCTGAAGCAGATTATGAATGATATATATGCTGAAATTATGAATCGCGAGCAAGGATATGTTTCATCCATCGATGCCAAGTTAAAAACACTATATGTGCAGTTGCAACGTGAAGTATTCCCCCATCAGCCGCGCCTTGCTGCTCCTTCCGCCTTCGCAGCAAATGAGGAACGCAATTCAATCATTTTGACTGAAATCAAGGAATTCGTTTCATCACACCTGGATCAGAAATGTACAGTCGCTCAAGTGGCTCAACACTTTTTTTATCATCCTAAATATGTATCCCTGCTTTTTAAGAAAGAAACAGGCCAGTCCCTTTCCGATTACATCATGGCTGCCAAACTAGAACGTGCTCGCGAGTTGCTGACCCAGACGAACGAATCTGTTGAAACAATTGCCAACATGCTCGGATTTTCCAGCCTGCAGCACTTGTACAAATGGTTTAAGCAGCATACATCCATTACTCCTTTACAATATCGGAATCAATATAAGTCATCGAAAAGCAACCAATCCGAACAATGA
- a CDS encoding glucosidase family protein, whose product MSILKNLLEQHPEWIQPRSDQHTVLAVPNTRDHRKTFAEPGGSFSPGVASFGITLWIYDHQNKELLAPELYAAEGLDWNWYEGYVPLLQSTWLAGDCLVQQELFSTSLKDLHNIVNSWRTTLTNHGTKLQTVTVYAVIRPYGPAGGRIHDLVGRESSISVNGKTVLLAKTKAHMFGALSYEYDGMEISSMLKQGLFPSNSRAKDRDGLCSGALAYELQLLPGETAELEFDLYVHPLEKEYMLAFEAYHQQDYMSKRTKFVNNWKKLLHKVKLQLPNQAFAAAYYSTLAQMLMATVDHQPRIATITYPLLWIRDGVYITVSLDQAGFHEEARKQLDILKDRIFAGGFGAEPDAFGEAIWPFHRHYQLTGDVSWLSDVYPYVKKRADWIIKCVHTEQYLYADTDMRVPGDRHAPDNDLIVEPAREGLMIGRMDGHRPLIWVNAFSFMGLNAASEIAAKLGYEQEAELYASEALKLNKALTSYANKEFGRNERDLVCAIWPSRTFSPNDPHIRSEYEQWWNTMRQKDGNYRAEPMWKYFELGQAHNYLLLGEREKVNQTVDHYLANHDVEGLYGWLEDNHDIAEFWSKIEGWYRLPSRQPHGWVSAELHMLLRDMLLYESEDRLIIGAGIPKDWFALDARIAFEHMPTSFGYVDVSIEGVHHGQFELHVTFHELERLPSALDIRLPLTTAESLTIFKDRYTLTGSITIPLGG is encoded by the coding sequence ATGAGCATTCTCAAAAACTTGCTTGAACAACATCCGGAATGGATACAGCCTCGCTCAGACCAGCATACCGTGCTGGCTGTACCCAATACGCGAGATCATCGCAAAACTTTCGCCGAACCAGGTGGAAGCTTCTCACCAGGCGTTGCCAGCTTCGGTATCACACTCTGGATTTATGACCATCAGAATAAGGAGCTCCTTGCTCCCGAGCTTTATGCTGCCGAAGGGCTTGATTGGAATTGGTATGAGGGCTATGTGCCTTTGCTCCAATCCACTTGGCTGGCAGGAGATTGTCTAGTTCAGCAGGAGCTATTCTCCACCTCCCTGAAGGATTTGCACAATATCGTGAATTCGTGGAGGACTACCTTAACTAATCATGGAACTAAGCTGCAAACAGTGACGGTCTATGCCGTCATACGCCCCTATGGACCAGCGGGAGGTCGCATCCATGATTTAGTGGGACGTGAAAGCTCGATTTCGGTCAATGGCAAAACCGTGCTTTTAGCTAAAACAAAAGCCCACATGTTCGGGGCATTGAGCTATGAATACGATGGGATGGAAATATCGTCCATGCTCAAACAAGGATTGTTTCCAAGCAACTCCCGTGCGAAGGATCGGGATGGTTTATGCAGCGGCGCGTTGGCGTATGAACTACAATTGCTGCCAGGGGAAACGGCTGAACTCGAATTTGACCTCTATGTACACCCCTTGGAGAAGGAATACATGTTGGCTTTCGAGGCTTACCATCAACAAGATTACATGAGTAAAAGAACAAAATTTGTAAACAATTGGAAAAAGTTGTTGCATAAGGTTAAGCTACAGTTGCCTAATCAAGCTTTTGCAGCAGCATACTATTCTACATTGGCCCAAATGCTGATGGCAACTGTGGATCATCAACCGAGAATCGCTACGATTACTTACCCCTTGTTGTGGATTCGTGATGGTGTATACATTACCGTATCCCTTGATCAGGCAGGATTTCATGAAGAGGCAAGGAAGCAACTGGACATTCTCAAGGATCGAATCTTTGCAGGCGGCTTCGGGGCCGAACCGGATGCTTTCGGAGAAGCTATTTGGCCATTTCACAGGCATTACCAATTAACAGGTGACGTATCGTGGCTCTCGGACGTGTATCCATATGTGAAGAAACGCGCCGATTGGATTATTAAGTGCGTCCATACGGAGCAATATTTGTATGCGGATACGGATATGCGTGTACCTGGTGACCGCCATGCCCCTGACAATGATCTTATTGTTGAGCCAGCTCGGGAAGGCTTGATGATCGGGAGAATGGACGGACATCGGCCTTTGATTTGGGTGAATGCCTTCTCATTCATGGGATTGAATGCGGCTTCAGAAATTGCAGCAAAGCTTGGTTATGAGCAGGAAGCCGAATTGTATGCCTCAGAGGCCCTAAAACTGAATAAGGCGTTGACTTCTTACGCGAATAAGGAGTTTGGACGCAATGAGAGAGACCTGGTTTGTGCTATATGGCCGAGCCGAACATTTTCGCCAAACGATCCGCACATTCGTTCCGAATATGAGCAGTGGTGGAACACAATGCGGCAAAAGGATGGGAACTATCGTGCGGAGCCAATGTGGAAGTATTTCGAACTTGGACAGGCGCATAATTATTTGCTTCTCGGAGAGCGAGAAAAAGTGAATCAAACTGTAGATCATTATCTCGCGAATCATGATGTCGAGGGCTTGTACGGCTGGCTGGAAGACAATCATGATATTGCTGAATTTTGGAGTAAAATCGAAGGATGGTATCGATTGCCGTCTCGTCAACCGCATGGTTGGGTATCCGCTGAACTTCATATGCTGCTAAGAGATATGTTGCTGTATGAGAGCGAGGATCGGCTAATTATTGGAGCAGGCATTCCGAAGGATTGGTTTGCGCTAGATGCCAGAATTGCTTTCGAGCATATGCCCACATCTTTTGGTTATGTTGATGTTAGCATCGAGGGTGTTCACCATGGACAGTTCGAATTGCATGTTACTTTCCATGAATTGGAGCGTCTGCCCTCTGCACTGGACATTCGTTTGCCATTAACTACAGCTGAAAGCTTAACGATTTTTAAAGATAGATATACGTTAACTGGATCGATCACGATACCATTAGGAGGATAA
- a CDS encoding ADP-ribosylglycohydrolase family protein, with amino-acid sequence MLIPIHELRRSCEGRIRMLETQGHDVTGLKEKLDAIPAGYDAILKFGYELNEVPMRADFPYDEPNDLVAIHSERPEGAVDVIPGYLNELEIRDRVFGGVYGKMLGCILGKPLEMGWDLPLIQGYLEGAGAWPLNDFVPSFSPTQVTHLRRDCIESTKGHVTHVQSDDDINYMIMGLKVLEQFGPDFTTQDMAWMWRENIPYGWTWGPEHTRLCLLSCLWWGYGHIPQGKEWDQFVALFNDGEELIGAMIRGDTFGLVNPGRTAYAAELAWRDGRLTHGKTGLYAEMWVAAAVAAAFHETDPVKVIQAANAQLPKRSRYYEAMQEVLDWSVNEPDWLKVWSRINDKWGYLGFNGTFNESAAIVNSIVHGVDAYGQVDFEKVICMQVMQGWDCDSSGATAGCIAGVMAGYRNLPQKWLEPVRDTFHSTVAGEHDTRISKFAERVYQMNRIVRTAKPLKDTLNRENKGDSQNFTIKE; translated from the coding sequence ATGTTAATACCTATACACGAGTTACGACGTTCTTGCGAAGGCCGAATCCGAATGCTTGAAACGCAAGGTCATGATGTGACAGGACTGAAGGAGAAGCTAGATGCAATACCTGCTGGCTACGATGCTATTCTGAAATTCGGATATGAGTTGAATGAGGTTCCGATGCGTGCAGATTTTCCTTATGATGAGCCCAATGATCTTGTTGCGATTCATTCGGAGCGTCCCGAGGGGGCTGTGGATGTCATTCCCGGTTATTTAAATGAATTAGAGATTCGAGATCGCGTATTTGGCGGAGTGTATGGAAAAATGCTAGGATGCATACTGGGTAAGCCGCTGGAAATGGGCTGGGATTTGCCACTCATCCAGGGTTACCTGGAAGGTGCGGGCGCGTGGCCACTAAATGATTTTGTCCCGTCGTTTAGTCCGACTCAGGTGACCCACCTGCGCAGAGATTGTATCGAAAGCACCAAAGGGCACGTTACCCATGTCCAATCGGATGATGATATTAACTACATGATCATGGGATTAAAGGTGTTGGAGCAGTTCGGACCTGATTTCACCACGCAGGATATGGCCTGGATGTGGAGAGAGAACATCCCTTACGGCTGGACATGGGGGCCTGAGCATACGAGGCTGTGTCTTCTTTCTTGCTTGTGGTGGGGGTACGGACATATTCCGCAAGGTAAGGAGTGGGATCAGTTTGTAGCATTATTCAATGACGGAGAAGAACTGATTGGCGCGATGATACGCGGGGATACGTTCGGATTGGTCAACCCGGGACGTACGGCCTATGCAGCAGAGTTAGCTTGGAGAGACGGCAGACTGACCCATGGCAAGACTGGACTTTATGCGGAGATGTGGGTCGCAGCGGCAGTGGCAGCCGCCTTCCACGAGACGGATCCGGTAAAAGTGATTCAAGCAGCCAATGCACAGCTTCCTAAGCGATCTAGATATTATGAGGCCATGCAAGAGGTGCTCGATTGGTCTGTGAATGAACCGGATTGGTTGAAGGTATGGAGCAGAATCAACGACAAATGGGGCTATTTAGGCTTCAACGGGACTTTTAACGAGAGTGCGGCCATCGTGAATTCCATCGTTCACGGTGTGGATGCTTACGGACAAGTAGACTTTGAGAAAGTAATCTGCATGCAGGTTATGCAAGGCTGGGATTGCGATAGCTCTGGCGCAACGGCCGGTTGTATAGCGGGTGTTATGGCGGGCTATCGGAATTTGCCTCAGAAATGGCTGGAGCCCGTGCGGGACACTTTTCATTCTACTGTTGCGGGCGAGCATGATACAAGAATCAGTAAATTCGCCGAACGTGTCTACCAGATGAACCGAATCGTACGTACCGCGAAGCCGCTGAAAGATACTTTGAATAGGGAAAATAAGGGTGACAGCCAGAACTTTACCATTAAAGAATAG